One Brassica napus cultivar Da-Ae chromosome C2, Da-Ae, whole genome shotgun sequence DNA window includes the following coding sequences:
- the LOC106429023 gene encoding MMS19 nucleotide excision repair protein homolog, with amino-acid sequence MAALNNLTEHLEAFVDVTRSPTHHAESLKAIATSLEKGVLSINQLVVEMDMYLTTTDDVVRARGILLLAEMLDYLKSKPLDNAVVHSLIGFFTAKLAEWRSVRGALSGCLALIKRKGVAGVVTAVDAEAVAKSMAQSIQVQSLALYDRKLCFELLECLLEQYPEAMINLGDLMVYATCEAIDGEKDPPCLMIAFHVVELLARLFPSPSGPVASEASDLFEFISCYFPLHYTHTKGDEASIPREDLSRGLSLAISSTPFFEPYAIPLLLEKLSASLPVAKVDSLKCLKDCAVNYGVSRMKKHYKDLWPALKDALYASTKTDLSFGLESLTSPGFEMGEIHREAVNLLQRLVKQDISFLGLVVEDIRVNMVFDTISRYLRYEEMLDTSKLEVLVVSQILSVSARSSVESCNIIFETFFSRLMNTLGIVEKTSPGDLVHNENSTVSTRLYHGGLHLCIELLTASKDLIPSSEECTSTPESAQQSWCSIVNRFSASLIEAFTSAVQSSNDDCSADAYLGVKGLLAMGMFRGGSSPVSRSEFEKILTTLTSIIAANSAKTVKWELALKALVCMGSFIDRYSESEKAMSYMAIVVENLVSLVRSSHCSLPHPMILEATSEVCSTMPTYVEKMVEGFEEAFCSSFSDFCVNGNFKSIENCSQLLECVTNKLLPRLTEIDGLEKSLVNFAISMWNQIESSIVFSYDFNGREFVEAAMKTMGEIVGVASVDSQNSIIQKAYNVISSSTLPAMESIPLTVAALEGLQRNLSTRDELILSLFASVIIGASPKASIPDVKSLVDLFLVSFLKGYIRAAQALGSMINKLVTGSGGTNISTDCSLEEACDIIFHESDSSKTICGSETFLGKICLGFCGSLDLQTRAITGLAWIGKGLLMRGDKRVNEIALVLMECLKSTNSSGNALHPSAMKHAADAFLTLMSDSEVCLNRKFHAVIRPLYKQRFFSITVPILESLIVNSQTPLSRTMLHVALAHVVSNVPVTVILDNTKKLLSVILEGLSVLSVDSVHKETLFSLLLVLSGTLTDIKGQQSVSDNAHRIIECLVKLTSYPHLMVVRETAIQCLATLLELPHGRIYPFRREVLQAVTKALDDPKRRVREEAIKCRQAWTSISSRSTPF; translated from the exons ATGGCTGCACTGAATAATCTCACCGAGCATCTCGAAGCTTTCGTCGACGTCACTCGTTCCCCTACTCACCAT GCTGAGAGTCTGAAAGCGATTGCTACTTCCTTGGAGAAGGGTGTCTTGTCTATAAACCAATTG GTCGTGGAGATGGACATGTATTTGACGACTACTGATGATGTTGTCCGAGCACGAG GTATTCTCTTGCTTGCGGAGATGCTGGATTATCTAAAGTCAAAGCCTTTGGACAATGCAGTTGTCCATAGTCTCATTGGTTTCTTTACCGCTAAGCTG GCAGAGTGGAGATCGGTGCGAGGTGCACTTTCTGGTTGCTTGGCTCTGATTAAGAGGAAAGGCGTAGCTGGTGTGGTCACTGCTGTTGATGCAGAAGCTGTGGCCAAGTCAATGGCACAGAGTATTCAAGTGCAGTCTTTAGCACTGTATGATCGCAAG CTCTGTTTTGAACTGTTGGAGTGCCTTCTAGAGCAATACCCTGAAGCTATGATAAATTTG GGAGATTTGATGGTTTATGCTACATGCGAAGCCATCGACGGAGAAAAAGACCCTCCATGCTTAATGATAGCTTTTCATGTAGTGGAGCTTTTGGCTCGATTGTTTCCCAGCCCCTCCGGTCCAGTTGCGTCTGAGGCATCTGATCTTTTTGAGTTTATAAGTTGCTACTTCCCACTTCACTATACGCAT aCAAAAGGTGATGAAGCTAGTATTCCAAGAGAAGACCTTTCAAGGGGACTATCT CTGGCAATCTCTTCGACGCCTTTTTTCGAACCGTATGCTATTCCATTGCTTCTTGAAAAGCTTTCAGCTTCTCTACCAGTCGCAAAG GTTGATTCTTTGAAATGTCTGAAAGATTGCGCTGTGAACTATGGAGTAAGCAGAATGAAGAAGCACTATAAAGATCTTTGGCCCGCTTTAAAAGATGCACTTTATGCTTCCACTAAGACAGATTTGTCCTTTGGTCTAGAATCCCTCACTAGTCCAGGGTTTGAAATGGGTGAGATCCACAGAGAAGCTGTTAATCTTCTTCAGAGGCTTGTCAAGCAAGATATCTCGTTTTTAGGTCTTGTTGTTGAAGATATACGCGTAAACATGGTCTTCGATACCATTTCTAGATACTTGCGGTATGAAGAAATGCTTGACACGAGCAAACTGGAGGTTCTTGTTGTCAGTCAGATACTGTCTGTGTCTGCCAGATCTTCTGTTGAGTCATGCAATATAATCTTTGAAACCTTTTTCTCCCGCCTTATGAATACTCTAGGGATTGTTGAGAAGACGTCACCTGGTGATCTTGTTCACAACGAAAACTCGACTGTTTCTACTAGACTCTACCATGGAGGTCTTCATCTTTGCATCGAACTTCTTACAGCATCAAAAGATCTTATTCCGAGTTCCGAGGAATGTACCTCAACACCTGAAAGCGCGCAGCAATCATGGTGCTCTATAGTTAACAGGTTCTCAGCTTCACTGATCGAGGCGTTCACTTCTGCAGTACAAAGCTCTAATGATGATTGTAGTGCAGATGCATATCTTGGAG TTAAGGGTTTGCTGGCTATGGGTATGTTCCGGGGCGGCTCTTCTCCTGTATCGAGATCTGAATTCGAGAAGATATTGACGACCTTAACATCAATCATCGCAGCCAATAGTGCCAAAACAGTGAAGTGGGAATTGGCATTGAAAGCGCTTGTCTGCATGGGTTCATTTATTGATCGGTATTCTGAGAGTGAAAAGGCTATGAGCTACATGGCTATAGTTGTCGAAAATTTGGTCTCGCTGGTTCGCTCTAGTCATTGTTCTCTTCCACATCCAATGATATTAGAAGCAACTTCAGAAGTTTGCTCTACTATGCCAACGTACGTAGAGAAAATGGTTGAAGGATTTGAAGAAGCTTTCTGCTCCAGTTTCTCTGATTTCTGT GTCAATGGAAACTTCAAGTCAATCGAAAATTGTTCTCAGCTCCTGGAGTGTGTGACCAATAAATTGCTTCCACG TCTGACAGAGATCGATGGTCTCGAGAAAAGCTTGGTGAATTTTGCTATAAGTATGTGGAATCAAATTGAATCCTCTATTGTTTtcagttatgattttaatggcaGG GAGTTTGTTGAGGCAGCAATGAAAACAATGGGAGAAATTGTAGGAGTTGCTTCGGTAGATTCACAGAATAGTATAATCCAAAAAGCTTATAATGTGATCTCATCAAGCACGCTTCCAGCGATGGAGTCGATACCTCTGACCGTTGCTGCACTAGAGGGTTTACAACGCAACCTGTCCACTAGGGATGAATTGATACTTTCACTATTTGCGTCAGTTATCATAGGTGCATCTCCCAAGGCATCCATTCCAGATGTGAAGTCACTTGTAGATCTGTTTTTGGTATCCTTTCTTAAGGGTTATATCCGAGCGGCTCAAGCTTTGGGTTCAATGATTAACAAATTGGTGACGGGTTCTGGTGGAACAAATATCTCAACCGATTGTTCCTTGGAAGAAGCATGTGATATAATATTTCACGAGAGCGACTCTAGTAAAACTATATGTGGAAGTGAGACATTTTTGGGAAAGATATGTTTAGGTTTCTGTGGTTCGCTGGACCTTCAGACCCGCGCCATCACAGGTCTAGCGTGGATTGGGAAAGGTTTACTCATGCGGGGTGATAAAAGAGTTAATGAAATAGCTCTGGTACTAATGGAATGCTTAAAATCAACTAACAGTTCCGGGAATGCTCTGCATCCTTCTGCCATGAAACATGCAGCTGATGCATTCCTCACACTAATGTCTGATTCGGAAGTGTGTCTGAACAGAAAGTTTCATGCAGTTATACGGCCACTCTATAAGCAACGGTTTTTCTCTATAACAGTTCCTATTTTGGAGTCGTTGATTGTGAATTCCCAGACTCCACTCTCAAG GACAATGTTGCATGTCGCTCTCGCGCATGTTGTATCCAACGTTCCAGTTACGGTCATATTGGACAATACCAAAAAG CTGCTCTCGGTGATATTGGAAGGCTTGTCTGTCTTAAGCGTTGACTCTGTGCATAAAGAAACACTTTTCAGTCTGTTACTGGTTTTATCTGGAACGCTTACTGATATTAAAG GTCAACAATCAGTCAGTGATAATGCACACAGAATCATCGAATGCCTGGTCAAGCTTACATCATACCCACATCTAATG GTTGTAAGGGAGACGGCGATTCAGTGTCTTGCTACTTTGTTGGAATTGCCCCATGGAAGAATCTATCCTTTCAGAAGAGAG GTTTTACAAGCAGTAACAAAGGCACTCGATGATCCAAAACGTAGAGTTAGAGAAGAAGCGATTAAATGCAGGCAGGCTTG GACGTCGATCTCATCCAGGAGTACCCCTTTCTGA
- the LOC106429005 gene encoding polygalacturonase-like, producing the protein MGVHFGVSTLFVFCLLALSANAREFRITARPGSDITGELSKLFKEACQCVDKSTVLIPKGEFKLGEIEMMGPCKAPIIFVLQGTVRADGNVNGKDFWVAFRRITNFRLNGGGIFDGEGNASWRANNCHKTSLTQCKRLPISIRFDYITDGKVRDITSLDAKNFHINVIGAKNLTFEDIRIVAPDESPNTDGIHVGRSDGIKIINTNIKTGDDCISVGDGMKNLLVERVTCGPGHGISIGSLGLYGHEEDVTGVKVVNCTLRNTDNGVRIKTWPSAACSTTASGIHFENIILQNVSNPILIDQEYCPWNRCNKNKPSSIKLVDIKFKNIKGSSGNKDAVKLLCSKGFPCKNVEIGDIDITYNGKDGPATFQCSNVSPKLVGKQCPKACSSPVTKQPGH; encoded by the exons ATGGGTGTACATTTTGGAGTATCCacattgtttgttttttgtttgttagctTTATCAGCAAATGCTAGAGAATTCAGAATCACTGCTCGTCCAGGTTCTGATATCACCGGC GAATTGTCGAAACTATTCAAGGAGGCATGTCAGTGCGTGGACAAGAGCACCGTTTTGATCCCAAAAGGTGAATTCAAGCTTGGGGAAATAGAGATGATGGGTCCATGCAAAGCTCCTATAATATTTGTTCTTCAAGGCACTGTGAGAGCTGATGGGAACGTTAACGGGAAGGACTTTTGGGTCGCTTTCCGCAGGATTACTAACTTTAGATTGAACGGAGGTGGTATCTTTGACGGTGAAGGTAACGCTTCATGGAGGGCTAATAACTGCCACAAGACGTCATTAACTCAGTGCAAAAGACTCCCTATC AGCATACGGTTTGATTACATAACTGACGGTAAGGTAAGAGACATAACCTCGTTAGATGCAAAGAACTTCCACATCAACGTGATCGGGGCAAAGAACCTGACATTCGAAGACATCAGGATCGTAGCCCCTGATGAGAGTCCCAACACCGATGGAATCCACGTGGGAAGGAGTGACGGAATCAAGATCATCAACACCAACATCAAAACCGGAGATGACTGTATCTCTGTTGGGGACGGGATGAAAAACCTTCTTGTGGAAAGAGTTACATGCGGTCCGGGACACGGAATCAGTATTGGAAGCCTCGGATTATACGGGCACGAGGAAGACGTCACTGGCGTCAAGGTCGTGAACTGCACCCTCAGGAATACTGACAATGGTGTGAGGATCAAGACATGGCCGTCCGCAGCTTGCTCCACGACCGCCTCTGGTATCCATTTCGAGAATATTATTCTCCAGAACGTTAGCAACCCTATCCTCATCGACCAAGAGTACTGCCCCTGGAACCGATGCAACAAGAAT aAACCATCATCTATCAAGCTGGTGGACATAAAGTTCAAGAATATCAAAGGATCATCAGGGAACAAAGACGCAGTTAAGCTATTGTGCAGCAAGGGATTTCCGTGTAAGAACGTGGAGATCGGCGACATTGATATTACATATAATGGAAAAGACGGTCCAGCAACGTTCCAGTGCTCCAACGTATCTCCGAAGTTGGTGGGGAAACAGTGTCCTAAAGCATGTAGCAGCCCAGTGACGAAGCAACCAGGCCACTAG
- the LOC106429015 gene encoding scarecrow-like transcription factor PAT1 produces the protein MYKHPRQEIEAYSLPANSVGKRRYVPVHNSRKRYCTPESSSPDSPAHDVISNATVLVSHNNSAYEDTSGSCVTDDFNDKIKELETVMMGPDSLDLVLDYNDSFDSTSCQETNSWRSTLEAVSRRDLRADLVSCAKAMSENDLMMARSMMEKLRLMVSVSGEPIERLGAYLLEGLVAQLSSSGSSIYKSLNQCPEPASTDLLSYMHILYEVCPYFKFGYMSANGAIAEAMKEENRVHIIDFQIGQGSQWVTLIQAFAARPGGPPRIRITGIDDTTSAYARGGGLSIVGNRLAKLAKQFKVPFEFNSVSVSVSEVKPKNLGVRPGEALAVNFAFVLHHMPDESVSTENHRDRLLRMVKSLSPKVVTLVEQESNTNTAAFFPRFKETMDYYDAMFESIDVTLPRNHKQRINVEQHCLARDVVNIIACEGADRVERHELLGKWRSRFGMAGFTPYPLSPLVNSTIRSLLRNYSDKYRLEERDGALYLGWMKRDLVASCAWK, from the exons atgtacaagCATCCAAGACAAGAGATTGAGGCTTACTCTTTGCCTGCCAACTCTGTTGGGAAACGTAGGTACGTACCGGTTCACAACTCACGTAAACGGTACTGCACGCCAGAGTCATCATCACCCGACTCACCTGCTCACGATGTTATCTCAAACGCTACTGTTTTAGTATCACATAACAACTCTGCATACGAAGATACGTCTGGCTCTTGTGTGACGGATGATTTTAATGACAAGATAAAGGAACTCGAAACGGTGATGATGGGGCCTGACTCATTGGACTTGGTCCTAGATTACAACGACTCCTTTGATTCCACGTCGTGTCAAGAGACTAATAGCTGGAGATCAACTCTAGAGGCCGTCTCTAGACGTGACCTAAGAGCTGATCTTGTTTCATGTGCAAAAGCTATGTCTGAGAACGATCTTATGATGGCACGTTCGATGATGGAGAAGCTGCGTCTGATGGTCTCGGTTTCTGGTGAGCCTATTGAACGTTTGGGAGCTTACTTACTAGAAGGCCTAGTGGCTCAGTTATCTTCATCTGGTAGTTCCATATACAAATCACTTAACCAGTGCCCTGAACCCGCAAGCACCGACCTGCTCTCTTACATGCACATACTCTATGAGGTTTGTCCTTACTTCAAGTTCGGATACATGTCAGCAAATGGTGCCATTGCTGAAGCCATGAAGGAAGAAAACAGAGTTCACATTATTGATTTCCAAATAGGTCAAGGGAGTCAATGGGTTACTCTTATCCAGGCTTTTGCAGCTAGGCCTGGTGGGCCTCCTCGGATACGGATAACGGGTATTGATGATACAACTTCAGCTTATGCTCGTGGAGGTGGCTTAAGTATTGTAGGGAACAGGCTCGCTAAGCTTGCTAAGCAGTTCAAAGTTCCGTTTGAGTTCAATTCGGTTTCAGTGTCAGTGTCCGAGGTTAAACCTAAGAACCTCGGAGTCCGACCAGGGGAAGCTCTAGCCGTCAACTTTGCCTTTGTGCTTCATCATATGCCTGACGAAAGCGTGAGCACCGAGAATCACCG CGACCGGTTACTGAGAATGGTGAAGAGCTTGTCTCCCAAAGTGGTGACTCTAGTGGAGCAAGAATCTAACACAAACACAGCCGCTTTCTTCCCCAGGTTCAAGGAGACAATGGACTACTATGACGCCATGTTCGAGTCAATAGATGTGACTCTCCCAAGGAATCACAAACAGAGGATTAACGTGGAGCAGCATTGTCTAGCAAGAGATGTAGTGAACATCATTGCATGTGAAGGAGCTGATAGGGTTGAGCGGCACGAGCTGCTAGGGAAATGGAGGTCACGGTTTGGGATGGCCGGTTTCACTCCTTACCCGTTGAGTCCCCTTGTGAACTCCACTATTAGAAGTCTACTCAGGAACTATTCGGACAAGTATAGGCtggaagaaagagatggagccTTGTATCTTGGTTGGATGAAACGAGATTTGGTCGCCTCGTGTGCATGGAAATGA
- the LOC106429004 gene encoding F-box protein SNE codes for MSEKRIGMVEKSNNKRQRVNLVPTFPINDHHDVLVEILRRLDGPSLCSAACVCRLWSAVARNDSIWEELCFRQVSPRPSLSLRSVVSALGGYRCLYFLCIRPVLARLPKIIWSRDQLQLSLSLYCVHYYERLYVGAWLGDAPPSSLMFLRKPVNVV; via the coding sequence ATGTCGGAGAAACGAATCGGTATGGTTGAGAAAAGTAACAACAAGAGACAACGAGTGAATCTTGTTCCCACGTTCCCCATCAACGACCACCACGACGTTCTTGTTGAAATCCTCCGGCGACTAGACGGCCCTTCTCTCTGCTCAGCCGCTTGCGTGTGCCGTCTTTGGTCAGCCGTGGCTCGCAACGACTCAATATGGGAAGAGCTTTGTTTCCGACAAGTGTCACCACGACCTTCGCTTTCACTTCGCTCAGTTGTGTCTGCTCTAGGTGGCTACCGATGTCTCTACTTCCTCTGCATCCGTCCGGTCCTCGCACGACTCCCCAAGATCATTTGGAGCCGAGACCAGCTCCAGCTCTCACTCTCCCTCTACTGTGTTCACTACTACGAGCGCCTTTACGTCGGCGCGTGGCTTGGAGACGCGCCACCTTCTTCGCTCATGTTCCTTAGGAAACCCGTCAACGTAGTCTGA
- the LOC125582482 gene encoding glutathione S-transferase T3-like, producing MKSPPLSRDLPPTMKTPHLSPHLPPMMKNPHRSSPSVDLIDGQNLWKDQQTRRLVEEDDDNCKKIPICYFSFTLEMYFHPFTSSSNFVDLLSSQQQNVIFGSVSDSVSLSSSQPPFFGVQGTEDSNFGEYTQARQKERRTWSPTDDVVLISSWLNTSKDANSCVLQCKSKACGCEKREASHCKNRWQKINDVVCKFCGAYEAATRERTSGQNENDVLKLAHEIFFTNHKKRFTLEHAWKELRNDQKWCELSTAKNDGSYKKRKCGDVSHSASSKATEADSVDDDEATNRPKGVKAAKASSKKTAADGKELSQFQTMWSLKKEDLALKERLSKIKLLDRLHAKEGPLPDYEEALKKKLIDEFMSI from the exons ATGAAGAGTCCGCCTCTGTCTCGTGATCTTCCCCCGACGATGAAGACTCCGCATCTGTCTCCTCATCTTCCCCCGATGATGAAGAATCCGCATCGGTCCTCTCCTTCGGTGGATCTCATAGACGGTCAGAACTT ATGGAAGGATCAACAAACACGAAGGTTAGTAGAAGAAGATGACGACAACTGTAAAAAG ATTCCTATCTGTTATTTCTCTTTCACTTTGGAAATGTATTTTCATCCGTTTACATCGTCTTCAAACTTTGTTGATCTGCTTAGCAGTCAACAACAAAATGTTATCTTCGGTAGTGTATCAGACAGTGTCTCACTGTCTTCATCGCAACCTCCCTTCTTTGGTGTTCAAGGCACCGAGGACTCAAACTTTGGGGAATACACTCAAGCcagacagaaagaaagaagaacatGGTCGCCTACAGACGACGTTGTGCTCATCAGCTCGTGGTTAAACACGAGCAAAGATGCA AATAGCTGCGTACTACAATGCAAGTCCAAAGCTTGTGGGTGTGAAAAGAGAGAGGCATCGCACTGTAAGAATAGGTGGCAGAAGATCAATGATGTCGTTTGCAAGTTTTGTGGTGCCTATGAAGCAGCTACCAGAGAGAGGACCAGTGGACAAAACGAGAATGATGTCCTGAAGCTAGCCCACGAAATATTCTTCACCAACCATAAAAAAAGGTTCACCCTTGAGCATGCTTGGAAAGAGTTGCGAAATGATCAGAAGTGGTGCGAGCTGTCTACAGCTAAAAATGATGGAAGCTACAAGAAGAGGAAGTGTGGGGATGTTTCACATTCAGCTAGCTCTAAAGCAACTGAAGCAGATTCTGTTGACGATGATGAAGCAACAAATCGCCCCAAGGGTGTGAAGGCAGCAAAGGCCAGTTCTAAAAAGACTGCAGCTGATGGGAAAGAGCTGTCTCAGTTTCAGACAATGTGGAGCTTGAAGAAGGAAGACTTGGCTTTGAAAGAGAGGCTGTCTAAAATAAAGCTACTTGACAGGCTCCATGCTAAAGAAGGACCACTACCAGATTATGAAGAGGCATTGAAGAAGAAACTCATTGATGAGTTTATGTCCATTTAG